The following proteins come from a genomic window of Nocardioides albertanoniae:
- the rplU gene encoding 50S ribosomal protein L21, with product MYAIVKAGSKQQKVVVGDVIEIDRLDGEAGAAVTLPVVMLVDGETVTTSGLDKASVAGEIVGASKGPKIIIQKYKNKTGYKKRQGHRQKYTQVKVTAINA from the coding sequence GTGTACGCGATCGTGAAGGCTGGCAGCAAGCAGCAGAAGGTCGTCGTCGGCGACGTCATCGAGATCGACCGCCTCGACGGCGAGGCCGGTGCTGCGGTCACGCTGCCCGTCGTCATGCTCGTCGACGGTGAGACCGTCACCACGAGCGGCCTCGACAAGGCTTCGGTCGCCGGCGAGATCGTGGGCGCCTCCAAGGGCCCGAAGATCATCATCCAGAAGTACAAGAACAAGACCGGTTACAAGAAGCGCCAGGGTCACCGTCAGAAGTACACCCAGGTCAAGGTCACCGCGATCAACGCCTGA
- a CDS encoding HNH endonuclease signature motif containing protein produces MSVENHVDHWGTSPRDPVSAALVDIETALGDLLAMDPGYWRTSQKKDVLARLEILKAQQAALALRVLASAGDIAEETGAKDASGWMRADLLVDKTVGRARVKLAGAVAKYDIVAAGLADGVVSQDKARVITNALDAIETDPAASAEDLALAEKLLVDHATRLTANELRIVGKRILAEIDPERFEAAESKALQREEEQAQRRTFFRARDNGDGTVDIHARVSRAVGMRLRTMLDSLAQPRKWSAEDKGRKVSYERLLGQAFARVVETYDVENLPRHGGHATTVFITMSLDQLRKDLGAAALGFDGDQITAAEARRMACNADLVPVVLGTDSEILDLGRTARLAHPIQHRALRLRDKCCQAEDCDAPAAWTEAHHLKPWSEGGKTDLANMVLLCPSDHRRIHDPSYGHERLPDGRVRFIRRS; encoded by the coding sequence ATGAGCGTCGAGAACCACGTCGACCATTGGGGCACCAGCCCTCGTGACCCGGTTTCGGCTGCTCTTGTGGACATCGAAACCGCTCTCGGTGATCTGCTTGCAATGGACCCTGGCTATTGGCGTACGAGTCAGAAGAAGGACGTCCTCGCGCGGCTCGAGATCTTGAAGGCGCAGCAGGCTGCGCTCGCGCTGCGGGTGCTCGCGTCGGCTGGTGACATCGCCGAGGAGACTGGTGCGAAGGATGCGTCGGGTTGGATGCGTGCCGATCTGTTGGTCGACAAGACAGTCGGTCGGGCGCGGGTGAAGCTGGCCGGCGCGGTCGCGAAGTACGACATCGTGGCCGCCGGGCTGGCCGATGGCGTGGTGTCGCAGGACAAGGCCCGGGTGATCACCAATGCGCTCGATGCTATCGAAACCGACCCTGCTGCGAGCGCCGAAGATCTGGCGCTTGCGGAGAAGCTGTTGGTCGATCATGCGACCCGGTTGACCGCGAACGAGCTGCGGATCGTGGGCAAGCGGATCTTGGCCGAGATCGACCCGGAACGTTTCGAGGCCGCCGAGTCGAAGGCGTTGCAGCGGGAGGAAGAGCAGGCGCAGCGGCGTACGTTCTTCCGGGCTCGTGACAACGGTGACGGCACTGTCGACATCCATGCCCGTGTCTCGCGTGCGGTCGGGATGCGTCTACGCACGATGCTGGACTCGTTGGCGCAGCCGAGGAAGTGGTCGGCCGAGGACAAGGGCCGCAAAGTCTCCTACGAGCGCCTGCTGGGCCAGGCTTTCGCCCGCGTGGTCGAGACCTACGACGTGGAGAACCTGCCCCGCCATGGTGGGCACGCGACCACGGTGTTCATTACCATGAGCCTCGACCAGCTCCGCAAGGATCTCGGCGCAGCTGCCCTGGGTTTCGATGGCGATCAGATCACCGCAGCTGAGGCCCGCCGGATGGCGTGCAATGCGGACCTGGTCCCGGTGGTGTTGGGCACCGACTCGGAGATCCTCGACCTAGGTCGAACCGCCAGGTTGGCGCATCCGATCCAACACCGAGCGCTACGGCTACGGGACAAGTGTTGTCAGGCCGAAGACTGTGATGCTCCAGCGGCCTGGACCGAGGCCCATCACCTCAAACCTTGGTCCGAAGGCGGGAAGACGGACCTGGCCAACATGGTCCTGTTGTGTCCGAGCGACCACCGCCGGATCCATGACCCCAGCTATGGGCATGAGCGGCTCCCGGATGGACGGGTTCGGTTCATTCGGCGAAGCTGA
- the obgE gene encoding GTPase ObgE, which produces MAVPTFVDRVTLHVEAGRGGHGVASVHREKFKPLGGPDGGNGGPGGTIILRVDPDVTTLIDYHHSPKRKASNGGQGAGDHKNGVHGEDLVLPVPDGTVVTDMNGNVLADLVGPGSELVVAEGGRGGLGNAALASARRKAPGFALLGEPGEARQIGLELKVVADIGLVGFPSAGKSSLIASISRARPKIADYPFTTLVPNLGVVKGGETIFTVADVPGLIEGASEGRGLGHEFLRHIERCAAIVHVIDTASIEPGRNPIDDLDVIENELTRHGGLEDRPRLVALNKVDVPDGREIAQMTIEEFEKRGLKVFEISAASGEGTQQLIYAMAELVADSRKDLPVVEPTRIVLRPAGAEGKGGFTVKVSKLGEYLVRGPQPERWVRQTDFENEEAVGYLADRLNRLGVELRLVELGAQEGDTVVIGDPANSVVFDFRPSIETGAEMLGRRGEDQRFYEERPSASRRREIDAGMETKEEFEARADVARRLRDGAGPVAYEIGGDDDPDWAEDDPGAKGSE; this is translated from the coding sequence ATGGCTGTACCCACGTTCGTCGACCGCGTAACCCTCCACGTCGAGGCAGGTCGTGGCGGGCACGGCGTGGCGTCTGTGCACCGCGAGAAGTTCAAGCCGCTGGGCGGTCCCGACGGCGGCAACGGCGGTCCGGGCGGCACCATCATCTTGCGGGTCGACCCCGACGTGACGACGCTGATCGACTACCACCACAGCCCCAAGCGCAAGGCCTCCAACGGCGGCCAGGGGGCCGGTGACCACAAGAACGGCGTGCACGGGGAAGACCTGGTGCTGCCCGTGCCCGACGGCACCGTGGTCACGGACATGAACGGCAACGTGCTCGCCGACCTGGTCGGCCCGGGCTCCGAGCTCGTCGTGGCCGAGGGCGGCCGAGGCGGCCTCGGCAACGCGGCGCTGGCCTCCGCACGGCGCAAGGCTCCCGGCTTCGCGCTCCTCGGCGAGCCCGGCGAGGCGCGGCAGATCGGCCTCGAGCTCAAGGTCGTCGCCGACATCGGCCTGGTCGGCTTCCCGAGCGCCGGCAAGTCGTCGCTGATCGCCTCGATCTCGCGCGCCCGCCCGAAGATCGCCGACTACCCGTTCACCACCCTGGTGCCCAACCTCGGTGTCGTGAAGGGCGGCGAGACCATCTTCACCGTCGCCGACGTGCCCGGCCTGATCGAGGGCGCCAGCGAAGGTCGCGGCCTCGGTCACGAGTTCCTGCGCCACATCGAACGCTGCGCGGCGATCGTGCACGTCATCGACACCGCCAGCATCGAGCCCGGCCGCAACCCGATCGACGACCTCGACGTGATCGAGAACGAGCTCACCCGCCACGGCGGTCTCGAGGACCGCCCGCGCCTGGTCGCGCTCAACAAGGTCGATGTGCCTGACGGTCGTGAGATCGCGCAGATGACCATCGAGGAGTTCGAGAAGCGCGGCCTGAAGGTCTTCGAGATCTCCGCCGCCTCGGGCGAGGGCACCCAGCAGCTGATCTACGCGATGGCCGAGCTCGTCGCCGACTCCCGCAAGGACCTGCCGGTCGTCGAGCCCACCCGGATCGTGCTGCGCCCGGCCGGTGCCGAGGGCAAGGGCGGCTTCACGGTCAAGGTCTCCAAGCTCGGCGAATACCTCGTACGCGGGCCGCAGCCCGAACGCTGGGTGCGCCAGACCGACTTCGAGAACGAGGAGGCGGTCGGCTACCTCGCCGACCGGCTCAACCGGCTCGGCGTCGAGCTGCGCCTGGTCGAGCTCGGTGCCCAGGAGGGCGACACCGTCGTCATCGGCGACCCGGCCAACTCCGTCGTCTTCGACTTCCGGCCCTCGATCGAGACCGGCGCCGAGATGCTCGGTCGCCGCGGCGAGGACCAGCGCTTCTACGAGGAGCGCCCCTCGGCCTCGCGACGCCGCGAGATCGATGCCGGGATGGAGACCAAGGAGGAGTTCGAGGCGCGCGCCGACGTCGCCCGGCGCCTACGTGACGGCGCGGGCCCGGTGGCCTACGAGATCGGTGGCGACGACGACCCCGACTGGGCCGAGGACGACCCAGGGGCCAAGGGGTCGGAGTGA
- a CDS encoding endonuclease/exonuclease/phosphatase family protein: MSRARWVPLALAWGVLVVCGVPALAITFSRASASTDLRAVRLAAFTPFAIALYALCLIAILVLVWMAVGRGRTRFAIFAGVVALLLVVHLAWQAPLYAGSRETSAGEPLTVMTTNLFEGKGDPAAVVEAVRAQKVDVLAVEEITPEAFPKLSAALGDQLPYRVGQAAPGTRGTMLFADRPITKERKLETRMGSWVADVGEWRVLVAHPAAPTVAEWPAEQEIIRKAAAEEKPDLILGDLNASLDHHTVRRLLEAAQVHDAARASNAGWQPTWPTQGFAGIPLPPSAAIDHVLIGDGLVALATDTVEVPGSDHLALLAYLGTPAD; the protein is encoded by the coding sequence GTGAGCCGCGCACGGTGGGTGCCGCTCGCGCTGGCGTGGGGCGTGCTCGTCGTCTGTGGTGTGCCCGCGTTGGCGATCACGTTCTCCCGGGCATCGGCGAGCACCGACCTGCGGGCGGTGCGGTTGGCCGCGTTCACGCCGTTCGCCATCGCTCTCTACGCCCTGTGCCTGATCGCGATCCTCGTGCTGGTGTGGATGGCCGTCGGACGCGGACGCACCCGGTTCGCGATCTTCGCCGGCGTGGTCGCGCTGCTGCTCGTGGTGCATCTGGCCTGGCAGGCGCCGCTCTACGCCGGGTCGCGGGAGACCAGCGCCGGTGAGCCGTTGACGGTGATGACCACCAACCTCTTCGAGGGCAAGGGCGACCCGGCCGCCGTGGTCGAGGCCGTGCGCGCGCAGAAGGTCGACGTGCTGGCGGTCGAGGAGATCACCCCGGAGGCCTTCCCGAAGCTGTCGGCGGCGCTGGGCGACCAGCTGCCCTATCGCGTGGGGCAGGCCGCGCCGGGCACGCGCGGCACGATGCTCTTCGCCGACCGCCCGATCACCAAGGAACGCAAGCTCGAGACCCGGATGGGGTCGTGGGTCGCCGACGTGGGGGAGTGGCGCGTGCTCGTCGCCCACCCGGCCGCGCCGACGGTGGCCGAGTGGCCGGCCGAGCAGGAGATCATCCGCAAGGCAGCGGCCGAGGAGAAGCCGGATCTGATCCTGGGCGACCTCAACGCCTCCCTCGACCACCACACGGTCCGGCGACTGCTCGAGGCCGCGCAGGTGCACGATGCCGCGCGAGCCAGCAACGCCGGGTGGCAGCCGACCTGGCCGACCCAGGGCTTCGCGGGCATCCCGCTTCCGCCGTCGGCCGCCATCGACCACGTGCTCATCGGCGACGGGCTCGTCGCGCTCGCCACCGACACCGTCGAGGTGCCCGGCTCCGACCATCTGGCGCTGCTGGCCTACCTCGGCACCCCGGCGGACTGA
- a CDS encoding phosphotransferase enzyme family protein — translation MTEAGDAITPISMLWEAADPREMLTERFGFASATEATGWLDKVLAEHWSLRVDVCERLVISDANCLAWVVVDGRRMIAKWSMRPQVFERLAAIARLSVWLDERGIPVSAPQPALDGSLQVEVDGFSLGLQQVIAGELLDIADPVQVTAAGETLARMHAAMADYPEPIPSIEPPAPGTQLVGNDFRSANIIWSGERIAAVLDLEESSYRRRVDDLAQAAVLLGTRYHDWRPTPVEVRRAFVAAYVSVHPLQCDEAAALDERIATYLTRFSWPG, via the coding sequence GTGACAGAGGCCGGAGATGCGATCACGCCGATCAGCATGCTCTGGGAGGCAGCAGACCCTCGCGAGATGCTCACCGAGAGGTTCGGCTTCGCTTCGGCGACAGAGGCGACCGGCTGGTTGGACAAGGTCCTGGCAGAGCACTGGTCGCTGAGGGTGGATGTCTGCGAGCGATTGGTGATCAGCGACGCCAACTGCTTGGCATGGGTCGTCGTCGATGGCCGGAGGATGATCGCCAAGTGGTCGATGCGCCCACAAGTGTTCGAGCGTCTGGCGGCGATCGCTCGGTTGTCGGTCTGGCTGGACGAGCGCGGGATACCTGTCTCGGCGCCGCAGCCGGCTCTCGACGGCAGCCTGCAGGTGGAGGTCGACGGGTTCTCGCTCGGACTCCAGCAGGTGATCGCGGGAGAGCTGCTGGACATCGCTGACCCGGTGCAGGTGACGGCGGCGGGCGAGACGCTGGCGCGGATGCACGCGGCGATGGCCGACTACCCGGAGCCGATCCCCAGCATCGAGCCACCGGCGCCGGGCACCCAGCTGGTCGGCAACGACTTCCGGTCGGCCAACATCATCTGGTCAGGCGAGAGGATCGCGGCGGTCCTCGATCTGGAGGAGTCGAGCTACCGGCGCCGCGTGGACGATCTCGCCCAGGCCGCCGTCCTTCTCGGGACGCGCTATCACGACTGGCGGCCGACACCGGTCGAGGTGCGCCGGGCGTTCGTTGCTGCGTACGTCTCGGTCCATCCGCTCCAGTGTGACGAGGCCGCGGCGCTCGACGAGAGGATCGCGACGTACCTGACGCGCTTCTCGTGGCCCGGCTGA
- the ppk2 gene encoding polyphosphate kinase 2: MSQGFREYIDNLITEGHLIGEDHDDDPVLLDPSGRAVDTWRENYPYSERVAREVYDEQKYLLQVELLKFQRWNNRVGGKHVLIFEGRDAAGKGGTIKRFMEHLNPRYARTVALSKPSDRESQQWFFQRYIQHLPTAGEMVLFDRSWYNRAGVERVMGFASDDQYEQFMHQVPLLEQMLVDSGITLTKFWFSVARSEQRTRFIIRQIDPVRQWKLSPIDVESLDKWDSYTAAKEEMFRRSDTDWAPWTTIKSNDKKRARLNAMRYFLSTHDYDEKDPSIVGAPDPLIVQRGIDAVGD; encoded by the coding sequence ATGTCGCAGGGATTCCGTGAGTACATCGACAACCTGATCACCGAAGGTCACCTGATCGGCGAGGATCACGACGACGACCCGGTTCTCCTGGATCCCTCGGGCCGCGCCGTCGACACCTGGCGCGAGAACTACCCCTACTCCGAGCGGGTCGCCCGCGAGGTCTACGACGAGCAGAAGTACCTCCTCCAGGTCGAGCTGTTGAAGTTCCAGCGCTGGAACAACCGGGTCGGCGGCAAGCACGTGCTGATCTTCGAGGGCCGCGACGCAGCCGGGAAGGGCGGCACGATCAAGCGGTTCATGGAGCACCTCAACCCCCGCTACGCACGGACGGTGGCGCTCTCCAAGCCCTCGGACCGCGAGTCGCAGCAGTGGTTCTTCCAGCGCTACATCCAGCACCTGCCGACCGCCGGCGAGATGGTCCTCTTCGACCGCTCCTGGTACAACCGCGCCGGCGTCGAGCGCGTGATGGGCTTCGCCTCCGACGACCAGTACGAGCAGTTCATGCACCAGGTGCCGCTCCTGGAGCAGATGCTCGTCGACTCAGGCATCACGCTCACGAAGTTCTGGTTCTCGGTCGCCCGCTCCGAGCAGCGCACCCGCTTCATCATCCGCCAGATCGACCCCGTACGGCAGTGGAAGCTCTCCCCGATCGACGTCGAGTCCCTGGACAAGTGGGACTCCTACACCGCCGCCAAGGAGGAGATGTTCCGCCGCTCCGACACCGACTGGGCCCCCTGGACCACCATCAAGTCCAACGACAAGAAGCGCGCCCGCCTCAACGCGATGCGCTACTTCCTCTCCACCCACGACTACGACGAGAAGGACCCCTCCATCGTCGGCGCCCCCGACCCACTCATCGTCCAGCGCGGCATCGACGCCGTCGGCGACTGA
- a CDS encoding LLM class flavin-dependent oxidoreductase, protein MRTGTVMWPIEDWPEMARRWVEAEELGFETAWVYDHLAWRGHSPWEEAFTSLAAAAMCTTSIRLGTLVTSPNFRTPIPTAAAIRSLDRISQGRITIGVGAGGDDHTSDGDVLGREFTPRERADRFAEWTRALDTILSDSPVTIDGEHWQTREVSVSPGQVQQPHAPLWLAANGPRGIRLTAEVGDGWIANPGGDDPKAYVAERLDRLRDACEAQGRDFEAMPKLFMSGFTDEPWTESADAFEDLAGAYAEIGITDIAVHWPRPGTRWEMSREVFEAIAERSASL, encoded by the coding sequence ATGCGCACAGGAACAGTGATGTGGCCGATCGAAGACTGGCCGGAGATGGCCCGGCGATGGGTGGAGGCCGAGGAGCTCGGGTTCGAGACGGCGTGGGTCTACGACCATCTCGCCTGGCGCGGACACAGCCCGTGGGAGGAGGCGTTCACCTCGCTGGCCGCCGCCGCGATGTGCACCACCTCGATCAGGCTGGGCACGCTGGTGACCTCCCCCAACTTCCGCACCCCGATCCCCACCGCCGCCGCGATCCGCAGCCTCGACCGGATCTCCCAGGGCCGGATCACGATCGGCGTCGGCGCCGGCGGCGACGACCACACCTCCGACGGCGACGTGCTCGGGCGAGAGTTCACACCTCGCGAGCGGGCCGACCGGTTCGCGGAGTGGACCCGGGCGCTCGACACGATCTTGAGCGACTCCCCCGTCACCATCGACGGCGAGCACTGGCAGACCCGCGAGGTGAGCGTCAGCCCCGGTCAGGTGCAGCAGCCGCACGCCCCGCTGTGGCTCGCCGCCAACGGCCCCCGCGGGATCCGGCTCACCGCCGAGGTCGGCGACGGCTGGATCGCCAACCCCGGTGGCGATGACCCCAAGGCGTACGTCGCCGAGCGGCTCGACCGGCTGCGCGATGCCTGCGAGGCGCAGGGGCGTGACTTCGAGGCGATGCCGAAGCTGTTCATGAGCGGCTTCACCGACGAGCCGTGGACCGAGTCGGCCGACGCGTTCGAGGATCTCGCCGGGGCCTACGCCGAGATCGGCATCACCGACATCGCGGTGCACTGGCCGCGCCCCGGCACCCGCTGGGAGATGTCGCGAGAGGTCTTCGAGGCGATCGCCGAGCGCTCGGCGTCCCTGTGA
- the proB gene encoding glutamate 5-kinase — protein sequence MSGASRIVVKVGSSSLTTAEGGIDPARVSGLVDVLAKTRAAGHEVVLVSSGAIAAGLSPLGLARRPRALAKQQAAASVGQGLLVHRYTGELARHGIIAGQVLLTVDDLNRRAHYRNADATLSKLLDLGVLPIVNENDTVATSEIRFGDNDRLAALVAHLVKADLLVLLSDVDGLYDAPPSDPGSQRIDEVASLDDLDGVTIGKAGAAGVGTGGMVTKLEAARIAVEAGVPVVLTSAAQAAPALAGEPVGTLFHAVGKRRPARLLWLQHATEPVGSITVDPGAVTAITDRGASLLAAGITGSAGPFHAGDPVDVVDPSGAPVARGLVNYDADEIPRLAGRSSGYLEANLGAAYAREVIHRDDMVVL from the coding sequence GTGAGCGGGGCCTCTCGGATCGTCGTCAAGGTCGGCTCCTCGTCGCTGACGACCGCCGAGGGCGGCATCGATCCTGCCCGGGTGAGCGGTCTGGTCGACGTGCTCGCCAAGACCCGGGCCGCGGGGCACGAGGTCGTGCTGGTCTCCTCGGGAGCGATCGCGGCCGGCCTCTCGCCGCTGGGGCTGGCCAGGCGTCCGCGGGCGCTGGCCAAGCAGCAGGCCGCGGCGAGCGTGGGCCAGGGCCTGCTGGTGCACCGTTATACCGGCGAGCTCGCCAGGCACGGCATCATCGCAGGTCAGGTGCTGCTCACGGTCGACGACCTGAACCGTCGCGCCCACTATCGCAATGCCGACGCGACGCTGTCGAAGCTGCTCGACCTCGGCGTGCTCCCCATCGTCAACGAGAACGACACGGTGGCCACCTCCGAGATCCGGTTCGGCGACAACGACCGGCTCGCGGCGCTGGTGGCCCACCTGGTCAAGGCCGACCTGCTGGTGCTGCTCAGCGACGTCGACGGGCTCTACGACGCGCCGCCGTCGGACCCGGGCTCGCAGCGCATCGACGAGGTCGCCTCGCTCGACGACCTCGACGGGGTGACCATCGGCAAGGCCGGCGCCGCAGGTGTCGGCACCGGCGGCATGGTGACCAAGCTCGAGGCCGCCCGGATCGCGGTCGAGGCCGGTGTGCCGGTGGTGCTGACCTCGGCTGCCCAGGCCGCCCCCGCGCTCGCGGGCGAGCCGGTCGGCACCTTGTTCCACGCGGTCGGCAAGCGACGCCCGGCCCGGTTGCTGTGGCTCCAGCACGCCACCGAGCCCGTCGGGTCGATCACCGTCGACCCCGGCGCGGTCACCGCGATCACCGATCGTGGCGCCTCGCTGCTCGCGGCCGGCATCACCGGCTCGGCCGGTCCCTTCCACGCCGGCGACCCGGTCGACGTCGTCGACCCGTCCGGCGCACCTGTCGCGCGCGGTCTGGTGAACTACGACGCCGACGAGATCCCGCGACTGGCCGGACGGTCCTCCGGCTATCTCGAGGCCAACCTGGGCGCTGCGTACGCTCGGGAGGTCATCCACCGCGACGACATGGTGGTGCTGTGA
- the rpmA gene encoding 50S ribosomal protein L27 produces the protein MAHKKGAASTKNGRDSNAQRLGVKRFGGEVVNAGEIIVRQRGTHFHPGTNVGRGGDDTLFALQQGAVEFGKRRGRRVINIVPGDA, from the coding sequence ATGGCACACAAGAAGGGTGCGGCAAGCACCAAGAACGGTCGCGACTCGAACGCCCAGCGCCTCGGTGTGAAGCGCTTCGGTGGCGAGGTCGTCAACGCCGGCGAGATCATCGTCCGCCAGCGCGGCACCCACTTCCACCCGGGCACCAACGTCGGTCGCGGTGGCGACGACACCCTGTTCGCCCTCCAGCAGGGCGCGGTCGAGTTCGGCAAGCGCCGCGGCCGCCGGGTGATCAACATCGTCCCGGGCGACGCCTGA
- a CDS encoding GNAT family N-acetyltransferase, translating into MKPLGPVPWPPAPIVTERLTLRETRPEDRPALAKLLSDERVQHYLGGPQHTREELEQLIPEDPNTRPGIFAVEHEHRFIGRVTVQRRDRSWPHHVREEGDEVEIGYELFPESWGQGLAAEAASAAIAWIEKTLPGEPIVLTTRVANVRSLRLAQRLGFVEVERFTAYGAEQWFGHLDPRGQASVSSMLAVHSPSPSGSSTPQVG; encoded by the coding sequence ATGAAACCCCTAGGCCCCGTCCCCTGGCCCCCAGCCCCGATCGTGACGGAACGACTAACACTCCGAGAGACCAGACCAGAAGACAGACCAGCCCTGGCAAAGCTCCTCTCCGACGAGCGCGTGCAGCACTACCTAGGCGGCCCGCAGCACACCCGCGAAGAGCTCGAGCAGCTGATCCCAGAGGATCCGAACACCAGGCCAGGCATCTTCGCGGTCGAGCACGAGCACCGGTTCATCGGAAGGGTCACGGTGCAGCGCAGAGACCGATCCTGGCCTCACCACGTGCGCGAGGAAGGCGACGAGGTCGAGATCGGCTACGAGCTCTTCCCGGAGTCATGGGGCCAGGGCCTCGCCGCGGAGGCCGCCAGCGCGGCGATCGCCTGGATCGAGAAGACGCTCCCGGGCGAACCGATCGTGCTCACCACGCGGGTCGCCAACGTACGCTCGCTGCGCCTGGCCCAGCGCCTGGGGTTCGTCGAGGTCGAGCGGTTCACGGCCTACGGCGCCGAGCAGTGGTTCGGCCACCTCGACCCTCGGGGTCAGGCGTCGGTCTCCAGCATGTTGGCCGTCCACAGCCCGAGCCCGAGCGGGAGCAGCACTCCCCAGGTGGGGTGA
- a CDS encoding DeoR/GlpR family DNA-binding transcription regulator, translated as MTTSGPPIMASSPASEGITAHSAEARQEEILARARTAGRVAVTELAPAFEVSVETIRRDLKVLADRGVVERVYGGAVALESGSFETSLEFRAGHDVDEKHRIARAATQHRHGAETIYIDEGTMPQFLAEEMFGGGPATIITPSLPVATRLAADPQLTVIVLGGRVRTITRGVVDQWAIRMLEDLVIDLAFIGANGISREQGLTTQDPSVAAVKRTAIQRSRRRIFFGAHTKFGASSLCRFADVRDFELLITGTELSATDARRFGALGPKVVRA; from the coding sequence ATGACAACCTCCGGGCCGCCGATCATGGCCTCATCTCCGGCGAGCGAGGGCATCACCGCGCACAGCGCGGAGGCCCGACAGGAGGAGATCCTGGCGCGGGCGCGCACCGCCGGGCGGGTGGCGGTCACCGAGCTGGCGCCGGCGTTCGAGGTGAGCGTGGAGACGATCCGGCGCGACCTCAAGGTGCTCGCCGACCGGGGCGTGGTGGAGCGGGTCTACGGCGGCGCGGTCGCGCTCGAGAGCGGCAGCTTCGAGACCTCGCTCGAGTTCCGGGCGGGCCACGACGTCGACGAGAAGCACCGGATCGCCCGGGCCGCGACCCAGCACCGGCACGGAGCGGAGACGATCTACATCGACGAGGGCACGATGCCGCAGTTCCTCGCCGAGGAGATGTTCGGCGGCGGCCCGGCGACGATCATCACGCCCTCGCTCCCGGTCGCCACCCGCCTGGCGGCCGACCCGCAGCTCACCGTCATCGTCCTGGGCGGGCGCGTGCGCACCATCACCCGCGGCGTCGTCGACCAGTGGGCGATCCGGATGCTGGAGGACCTGGTGATCGACCTGGCCTTCATCGGCGCCAACGGCATCTCCCGCGAGCAGGGGCTGACCACGCAGGACCCGTCGGTCGCCGCGGTGAAACGCACCGCGATCCAACGCTCGCGCCGCCGGATCTTCTTCGGTGCGCACACCAAGTTCGGCGCCTCCAGCCTGTGCCGTTTCGCAGACGTACGCGACTTCGAGCTGCTCATCACCGGCACCGAGCTCTCGGCCACCGACGCCCGCCGGTTCGGGGCGCTCGGGCCCAAGGTCGTCCGAGCCTGA